From Streptomyces qinzhouensis, one genomic window encodes:
- a CDS encoding cytochrome c biogenesis CcdA family protein — MYVEPAVVLASTDINTTVLGGTLLLAVPLAVLGGLVSFFSPCVLPLVPGYLSYVTGTGGTDLADARRGRMLIGASLFVLGFSAVFVSGGALFGYFGATLFEHQETLTRVLGVLMVLMGAFYMGAMPWLTRREYRFHTRPATGLAGAPILGALFGVGWTPCIGPTLSAAMTLAADQGSAGRGAALTFAYCLGLGLPFILTALAFRKALGAFAWVKKHYVWVMRIGGIMMIATGVLMLTGVWDTMMQQVQVWTSDFTVGI, encoded by the coding sequence ATGTACGTGGAGCCGGCGGTCGTCCTCGCGTCGACCGACATCAACACCACCGTGCTCGGCGGCACCCTGCTGCTCGCCGTGCCGCTCGCGGTCCTCGGCGGACTGGTCTCCTTCTTCTCCCCGTGCGTCCTGCCGCTCGTCCCGGGCTATCTCTCGTACGTCACCGGGACCGGCGGCACCGATCTCGCCGACGCCCGCCGCGGCCGGATGCTCATCGGCGCCTCCCTCTTCGTCCTCGGCTTCTCCGCCGTCTTCGTCTCGGGCGGCGCCCTCTTCGGCTACTTCGGCGCGACGCTGTTCGAGCACCAGGAGACCCTCACCCGGGTCCTCGGCGTGCTGATGGTGCTGATGGGCGCCTTCTATATGGGCGCCATGCCCTGGCTGACCCGTCGCGAGTACCGCTTCCACACCCGCCCGGCCACCGGTCTGGCGGGCGCCCCGATACTGGGCGCACTGTTCGGCGTCGGCTGGACCCCCTGTATCGGCCCCACCCTCTCGGCCGCGATGACACTCGCCGCCGACCAGGGCAGCGCGGGCCGCGGCGCCGCGCTCACCTTCGCCTACTGCCTCGGCCTCGGACTGCCCTTCATCCTGACCGCCCTCGCCTTCCGCAAGGCGCTCGGCGCGTTCGCCTGGGTGAAGAAGCACTACGTCTGGGTCATGAGGATCGGCGGCATCATGATGATCGCGACCGGCGTGCTCATGCTGACGGGCGTCTGGGACACCATGATGCAGCAGGTGCAGGTCTGGACGAGTGACTTCACGGTAGGGATCTGA
- the resB gene encoding cytochrome c biogenesis protein ResB yields MSNTDTQDRDRAARQPDEDSREAAAGAQLTTAPREELLASLSSGPSLGIIGWARWFWRQLTSMRVALILLFLLSLAAIPGSLIPQRMVDDLKVQTWKENNEFWAPVFEKLQLFDVYSSVWFSAIYILLFVSLIGCIVPRTWQFVGQLRSRPPAAPGRLNRMPAYTTWRTDAEPEQVREAALTLLKKRRFRVQITGNAVAAEKGYLREAGNLIFHIALIVMLLAFAAGQLFKSEGGKLIVEGDGFANTLTQYDDFRSGSLYDTDNLDPFWFDLKSFNATYEKSGPQKGTARTFEAAIRWGKPGQSDKDAVIEVNKPLTIDGTKIHLLSHGYAPVVTVRDGRGKVVLDKAAVPLLPIDGNITSSGAIKVMDGYRDKDGKKDQLGFKAWFVPTFGSKEEHGAGGSAANPMFSTFPALDFPVLAVNAYRGSLGVNSGLPQNVYQLDTRKLVQFKDEKGEILKALLMPGESMKLPNGAGSITYESTVEWASFQISERPGNGWALAGGVAAIAGLAASLFVQRRRVWVRAVTGPDGVTVVEMAGLGRSESAKLPEELGGLAEVLHGQAPSAPDRTPEENDAESSPPAKTTDAAGTSDASDASDVSDPTTGHPEKAADPDDPHDPAVTAEGAEK; encoded by the coding sequence ATGAGCAACACGGACACACAGGACCGCGACCGGGCGGCGCGGCAGCCCGACGAGGACTCCCGGGAGGCCGCGGCCGGAGCCCAGCTCACCACCGCCCCCCGCGAGGAGCTCCTCGCGAGCCTCAGCAGCGGCCCGTCCCTCGGCATCATCGGCTGGGCCCGCTGGTTCTGGCGCCAGCTCACCTCCATGCGGGTCGCCCTGATCCTGCTCTTCCTGCTCTCCCTCGCCGCGATCCCGGGCTCCCTGATCCCGCAGCGCATGGTCGACGACCTCAAGGTGCAGACCTGGAAGGAGAACAACGAGTTCTGGGCGCCGGTCTTCGAGAAGCTCCAGCTCTTCGACGTCTACAGCTCGGTCTGGTTCTCCGCGATCTACATCCTGCTGTTCGTCTCCCTGATCGGCTGCATCGTGCCGCGGACGTGGCAGTTCGTCGGCCAGCTGCGCAGCCGCCCCCCGGCCGCCCCCGGCCGGCTGAACCGGATGCCCGCGTACACGACGTGGCGTACGGACGCCGAGCCCGAGCAGGTACGCGAGGCCGCCCTCACCCTGCTGAAGAAGCGGCGCTTCCGGGTCCAGATCACCGGCAACGCCGTCGCCGCCGAGAAGGGCTATCTCCGCGAGGCCGGGAACCTGATCTTCCATATCGCCCTGATCGTGATGCTGCTGGCCTTCGCCGCCGGGCAGCTCTTCAAGTCCGAGGGCGGAAAGCTGATCGTCGAGGGCGACGGCTTCGCGAACACCCTCACGCAGTACGACGACTTCCGCTCAGGCTCCCTGTACGACACGGACAACCTCGACCCGTTCTGGTTCGACCTCAAGAGCTTCAACGCGACCTACGAGAAGAGCGGCCCCCAGAAGGGCACCGCCCGCACCTTCGAGGCGGCCATCCGCTGGGGCAAGCCGGGGCAGTCGGACAAGGACGCGGTCATCGAGGTCAACAAGCCCCTGACCATCGACGGCACCAAGATCCACCTGCTGTCGCACGGCTACGCCCCGGTGGTCACCGTCCGGGACGGCCGCGGCAAGGTCGTCCTCGACAAGGCCGCCGTCCCCCTGCTGCCGATCGACGGCAACATCACCTCCAGCGGTGCCATCAAGGTGATGGACGGCTACCGCGACAAGGACGGCAAGAAGGACCAGCTCGGCTTCAAGGCGTGGTTCGTGCCGACCTTCGGCAGCAAGGAGGAGCACGGCGCGGGCGGCTCGGCCGCCAACCCGATGTTCTCCACCTTCCCCGCCCTCGACTTCCCCGTCCTCGCGGTCAACGCCTACCGGGGCAGCCTGGGCGTGAACTCGGGTCTGCCGCAGAACGTCTACCAGCTCGACACCCGCAAGCTCGTCCAGTTCAAGGACGAGAAGGGCGAGATCCTCAAGGCCCTGCTGATGCCGGGCGAGTCCATGAAGCTCCCGAACGGCGCCGGTTCGATCACGTACGAGAGCACCGTCGAGTGGGCCAGCTTCCAGATCTCCGAGCGCCCCGGCAACGGCTGGGCGCTGGCGGGCGGTGTCGCCGCGATCGCCGGCCTGGCCGCGTCGCTCTTCGTCCAGCGCCGCCGGGTCTGGGTGCGGGCCGTGACCGGCCCGGACGGGGTGACCGTGGTGGAGATGGCCGGACTGGGCCGCAGCGAGTCCGCGAAGCTCCCCGAGGAGCTGGGCGGACTGGCGGAGGTCCTCCACGGGCAGGCCCCGTCGGCACCGGACCGGACGCCCGAGGAGAATGACGCGGAGTCCTCGCCCCCCGCGAAGACCACCGACGCAGCCGGCACATCGGACGCGTCCGACGCGTCCGATGTGTCCGACCCGACCACCGGACATCCGGAAAAGGCCGCCGATCCCGACGACCCTCACGATCCCGCAGTAACTGCCGAAGGGGCTGAGAAGTGA
- the ccsB gene encoding c-type cytochrome biogenesis protein CcsB, protein MNLAAATNETFAEYSNTLIYSAMAVYTLAFLAHIAEWIFGSRSKVGRTAAALTATPAEARAAAPAVQVRGKDGGTAVLDKPKVVTRSATGSRDVPDGPGAAGGTEKGDLYGRIAISLTVLAWALQTAGVVTRAISVERVPWGNMYEFSITFGAVAVGTYLAFLAAKKNVRWMGLLLTGTILADLGLATKVFYTESDQLVPALDSYWLVIHVSTAIFCGAVFYLGAAGSVAYLFRDSYEAKLARGDKPSAFATSVLDRMPSAATLDKFAYRVNAAVFPLWTFTIIAGAIWAGDAWGRYWGWDPKEVWSFITWVAYACYLHARATAGWKGRKAAVLGLIAFACWLWNYYGVNMFVQGLHSYA, encoded by the coding sequence GTGAATCTCGCCGCCGCGACGAACGAGACCTTCGCCGAGTACAGCAATACGCTGATCTACTCCGCGATGGCCGTGTACACCCTCGCCTTCCTCGCGCACATCGCCGAGTGGATCTTCGGCAGCCGCAGCAAGGTCGGCCGTACCGCCGCCGCGCTGACGGCGACCCCCGCCGAGGCCCGGGCGGCCGCCCCCGCCGTCCAGGTCCGGGGCAAGGACGGCGGCACCGCGGTCCTCGACAAGCCGAAGGTCGTCACCCGCTCCGCCACCGGCAGCCGGGACGTCCCGGACGGCCCCGGCGCCGCCGGCGGCACCGAGAAGGGCGATCTGTACGGCCGGATCGCGATCTCCCTCACCGTCCTCGCCTGGGCCCTCCAGACCGCGGGCGTCGTCACCCGCGCGATCTCGGTCGAGCGGGTGCCGTGGGGCAATATGTACGAGTTCTCCATCACCTTCGGCGCGGTCGCGGTCGGCACCTACCTCGCCTTCCTCGCGGCGAAGAAGAACGTCCGCTGGATGGGCCTCCTGCTCACCGGCACCATCCTGGCCGACCTGGGTCTCGCCACGAAGGTCTTCTACACCGAGAGCGACCAGCTCGTCCCGGCGCTCGACTCGTACTGGCTGGTCATCCACGTCTCCACCGCCATCTTCTGCGGCGCGGTCTTCTACCTCGGCGCGGCCGGCTCGGTGGCCTACCTCTTCCGCGATTCGTACGAGGCCAAGCTCGCCCGCGGCGACAAGCCGAGCGCCTTCGCCACCTCGGTCCTGGACCGGATGCCGTCCGCCGCGACCCTCGACAAGTTCGCCTACCGGGTCAACGCGGCAGTCTTCCCGCTCTGGACCTTCACGATCATCGCGGGCGCGATCTGGGCGGGCGACGCCTGGGGCCGCTACTGGGGCTGGGACCCCAAGGAGGTCTGGTCGTTCATCACCTGGGTCGCGTACGCCTGCTACCTCCACGCCCGCGCCACCGCCGGCTGGAAGGGCCGCAAGGCCGCGGTCCTGGGCCTGATCGCCTTCGCCTGCTGGCTGTGGAACTACTACGGCGTGAACATGTTCGTCCAGGGACTCCACTCGTACGCGTAG
- a CDS encoding PLD nuclease N-terminal domain-containing protein, protein MLRYLPFLLVLALWIYAFIDVLNTPEKEVRNLPKVAWVIIVLLFGEVLLGPIAWFVAGRPRRTPAHGGGGGSFSPGGRRGGGWVAPDDNPDFLKSLDDEGRKKDQTDQKDEEPGSDGPK, encoded by the coding sequence ATGCTCCGGTATCTGCCGTTCCTGCTGGTCCTGGCGCTGTGGATCTATGCCTTCATCGATGTGCTGAACACCCCGGAGAAGGAGGTCCGCAACCTCCCCAAGGTCGCCTGGGTGATCATCGTCCTGCTCTTCGGCGAGGTCCTCCTCGGCCCGATCGCCTGGTTCGTCGCGGGCCGCCCGCGCCGCACCCCCGCCCACGGCGGTGGCGGCGGCTCCTTCTCCCCGGGCGGCCGCCGGGGTGGCGGCTGGGTGGCCCCGGACGACAACCCCGACTTTCTGAAGTCCCTGGACGACGAGGGCAGGAAGAAGGACCAGACGGACCAGAAGGACGAAGAGCCCGGGAGCGACGGCCCGAAGTAG
- a CDS encoding menaquinone biosynthesis decarboxylase, with protein MAYEDLRSLLRALEREGDLKRIKVEVDPHLEVGEIVDRVNKAGGPALLFENVRGASMPLAMNVFGTDRRLLKALGLKSYSEISDKIGGLLKPELPHGFIGVREAFGKLGSMIHVPPKKVKDAPVHEVVLQGDDVDLDLLPALFTWPEDGGSFFNLGLTHTKHPETGVRNLGLYRLQRHDRRTIGMHWQIHKDSANHYQVAARRGEKLPVAIAFGCPPAVTYASTAPLPGDIDEYLFAGFVQGKRIEMVDCKTVPLQVPAQAEVVIEGWLEPGEMLPEGPFGDHTGFYTPQEPFPALKIDCITMRKRPLLQSIVVGRPPTEDGPLGRATERFFLPLLKIIVPDIVDYHLPEAGGFHNCAIVSIDKRYPKHAQKVMSAIWGAHMMSLTKLIIVVDKDCDVHDLHEVAWRAFGNTDYARDLTVVEGPVDHLDHASYQQFWGGKAGIDATTKWPEEGYTRGWPNMVESDPDTAALVDRRWKEYGL; from the coding sequence ATGGCATATGAGGATCTTCGTTCCCTGCTCAGGGCCCTGGAGCGCGAGGGAGACCTCAAGCGCATCAAGGTCGAGGTCGACCCGCACCTGGAGGTCGGCGAGATCGTCGACCGGGTCAACAAGGCGGGCGGGCCCGCGCTGCTCTTCGAGAATGTGCGCGGGGCTTCGATGCCGCTGGCGATGAACGTCTTCGGGACGGACCGCCGGCTGCTGAAGGCGCTGGGGCTGAAGTCGTACTCCGAGATCTCCGACAAGATCGGCGGGCTGCTGAAGCCCGAGCTGCCGCACGGCTTCATCGGCGTGCGGGAGGCCTTCGGGAAGCTCGGATCGATGATCCATGTACCGCCGAAGAAGGTGAAGGACGCCCCGGTGCACGAGGTCGTCCTCCAGGGCGACGATGTGGACCTGGACCTGCTGCCCGCGCTGTTCACCTGGCCCGAGGACGGCGGCTCCTTCTTCAACCTGGGGCTCACCCACACCAAGCACCCGGAGACCGGGGTACGGAACCTCGGGCTCTACCGGCTCCAGCGGCACGACCGCCGGACCATCGGCATGCACTGGCAGATCCACAAGGACAGCGCGAACCACTACCAGGTGGCCGCCCGGCGGGGGGAGAAGCTGCCGGTCGCCATCGCCTTCGGCTGCCCGCCCGCCGTGACGTACGCCTCCACCGCGCCGCTGCCCGGCGATATCGACGAGTACCTCTTCGCCGGCTTCGTCCAGGGCAAGCGCATCGAGATGGTCGACTGCAAGACCGTGCCGCTGCAGGTGCCCGCACAGGCCGAAGTGGTCATCGAGGGCTGGCTGGAGCCGGGGGAGATGCTCCCCGAGGGTCCGTTCGGCGACCACACCGGCTTCTACACCCCGCAGGAGCCGTTCCCCGCGCTGAAGATCGACTGCATCACCATGCGGAAGCGCCCGCTGCTCCAGTCGATCGTGGTCGGCCGGCCGCCGACGGAGGACGGTCCGCTGGGGCGGGCCACCGAGCGGTTCTTCCTGCCGCTGCTGAAGATCATCGTGCCGGACATCGTGGACTACCACCTGCCCGAGGCCGGCGGTTTCCACAACTGCGCGATCGTCTCCATCGACAAGCGCTACCCCAAGCACGCGCAGAAGGTGATGTCCGCGATCTGGGGCGCGCACATGATGTCCCTCACGAAGCTGATCATCGTGGTGGACAAGGACTGCGATGTCCACGATCTCCACGAGGTCGCCTGGCGGGCCTTCGGGAACACCGACTACGCCCGTGACCTGACCGTCGTGGAAGGCCCGGTCGACCATCTCGACCATGCCTCGTACCAGCAGTTCTGGGGCGGCAAGGCGGGCATCGACGCCACCACGAAGTGGCCCGAGGAGGGCTATACGCGGGGCTGGCCCAATATGGTCGAGTCCGACCCCGACACCGCGGCGCTGGTCGACCGGCGCTGGAAGGAATACGGCCTGTGA
- the mqnP gene encoding menaquinone biosynthesis prenyltransferase MqnP — MATESVVGAGSGATGPAGGGKVRAFLKLVMIEHSVFALPFAYIATLTAMYQTDKSVHWAELLLVTVAMVGMRTFAMACNRIIDREIDARNPRTAGRELVTGAVSVRSAWTGALIALAVFLGAAAALNPLCLMLAPLAVVPMVVYPYGKRFTDFPHAILGLAQAIGPIGAWLAVTGAWSWDAVILGLAVGIWIGGFDLIFATQDVTADRAEGVRSIPARFGVPAALHGARLCHLVTLALLVWYALATDAGAFFWVGLAIVAGAFVYEHTIVRPHDLSRLNRAFFTVNGFIGITLFVCALADLAVRGLTV, encoded by the coding sequence ATGGCGACGGAGTCCGTCGTCGGCGCGGGCTCGGGAGCCACCGGACCGGCCGGCGGCGGCAAGGTCAGGGCCTTCCTCAAGCTCGTGATGATCGAGCACTCGGTCTTCGCCCTGCCGTTCGCCTACATCGCGACCCTCACCGCGATGTATCAGACGGACAAGAGCGTCCACTGGGCCGAACTGCTCCTGGTCACGGTGGCGATGGTCGGCATGCGGACCTTCGCCATGGCCTGCAACCGGATCATCGACCGCGAGATCGACGCCCGCAATCCGCGTACGGCGGGCCGGGAACTGGTCACGGGCGCGGTGAGCGTACGGTCCGCTTGGACGGGTGCGCTGATCGCGCTGGCCGTCTTCCTCGGCGCGGCCGCCGCGCTGAACCCGCTCTGTCTGATGCTGGCGCCGCTCGCCGTCGTACCGATGGTGGTCTATCCGTACGGCAAGCGGTTCACCGACTTCCCGCACGCCATCCTCGGTCTGGCCCAGGCCATAGGGCCGATCGGCGCCTGGCTGGCGGTGACCGGCGCCTGGTCGTGGGACGCGGTGATCCTCGGCCTCGCGGTCGGTATCTGGATCGGCGGCTTCGACCTGATCTTCGCCACCCAGGACGTGACCGCCGACCGTGCGGAGGGCGTCCGCTCCATCCCGGCCCGCTTCGGCGTCCCGGCCGCCCTCCACGGAGCCCGCCTCTGCCATCTCGTCACCCTGGCCCTGCTGGTCTGGTACGCGCTGGCGACGGACGCGGGGGCCTTCTTCTGGGTGGGGCTGGCGATCGTGGCGGGGGCGTTCGTCTACGAGCACACGATCGTCCGCCCGCACGACCTGTCCCGGCTGAACCGGGCGTTCTTCACGGTCAATGGGTTTATCGGAATTACCCTTTTCGTGTGCGCTCTGGCGGATCTGGCGGTGCGCGGTCTGACGGTGTAG
- a CDS encoding Uma2 family endonuclease: MTISEAGRLRSQLSRLEGMFPGYRTEIVEGNIVLSPLRPLHHETIMRVWGQLEDQTGPEWAAISDVAVPFSDENEFCPDLAVIPAEEHRKNLSWYPADLVELAIEVVSPSSVRNDYQVKDLHYAARGIPHYLIFDPMKGEVGIRWNPGPEGYQGRDVLPYGQQVAVETTLGKLVLDTAALPVDPGEQAPARSNRTGTS, from the coding sequence GTGACGATATCGGAGGCGGGCCGGCTGCGCTCGCAGCTCAGCCGGTTGGAAGGCATGTTCCCCGGCTATCGGACGGAGATCGTCGAAGGCAATATCGTGCTGAGCCCCCTGCGCCCGCTCCACCACGAGACGATCATGCGGGTCTGGGGCCAGTTGGAAGATCAGACGGGGCCGGAGTGGGCCGCCATCAGCGATGTCGCCGTCCCGTTCAGCGACGAGAACGAGTTCTGTCCCGACCTCGCGGTCATCCCGGCCGAGGAGCACCGGAAGAACCTGTCCTGGTACCCGGCCGATCTGGTCGAGCTGGCGATCGAGGTCGTCTCCCCGAGCAGCGTCCGCAACGACTACCAGGTCAAGGACCTTCACTACGCGGCCCGCGGCATCCCCCACTATCTGATCTTCGATCCGATGAAGGGGGAGGTCGGGATCCGCTGGAACCCCGGGCCCGAGGGCTATCAGGGGCGGGACGTCCTTCCGTACGGACAACAGGTCGCCGTGGAGACCACTCTCGGGAAGCTCGTCCTCGACACCGCCGCGCTGCCCGTCGACCCCGGCGAGCAGGCCCCCGCCCGGTCGAACCGTACGGGTACGTCCTGA
- a CDS encoding UbiX family flavin prenyltransferase, producing MEPAREQPGESGRRPWVVGVSGASGTPFAAAVLRGLIDAGEAVDLVVSRASRLTLLDETGIAFRDAHWRDDLREWLARGADGKPRVFPEAELADVRYWSAGDLAAGPSSGSYPVKGMLIVPASTAAVAGVALGLSKDLLQRVASVTLKERRPLVVAVRETPLNGQTLRHLVTLDDAGAVVLPASPAFYAGATHIQDLVDFVAGRALDAVGVPHTLYRRWKGELGSASARADGENPEPPA from the coding sequence GTGGAGCCTGCACGAGAACAACCGGGTGAGAGCGGACGGCGGCCGTGGGTCGTCGGGGTGTCGGGCGCGTCCGGGACGCCGTTCGCCGCGGCTGTGCTGCGGGGGCTGATCGACGCCGGTGAGGCCGTCGACCTCGTGGTGTCGCGGGCCTCGCGGCTGACCCTGCTCGACGAGACCGGGATCGCCTTCCGGGACGCCCACTGGCGGGACGATCTGCGGGAGTGGCTGGCCCGCGGCGCGGACGGCAAACCGCGGGTCTTCCCCGAGGCCGAACTGGCGGACGTCCGCTACTGGAGTGCGGGCGATCTCGCGGCCGGGCCGTCCTCGGGGTCGTACCCCGTCAAGGGGATGCTGATCGTGCCCGCGTCCACGGCCGCCGTCGCCGGGGTGGCGCTCGGGCTCTCCAAGGACCTGCTCCAGCGGGTCGCGAGCGTCACGCTCAAGGAGCGCCGGCCGCTGGTGGTGGCCGTGCGCGAGACACCGCTCAACGGGCAGACCCTGCGGCATCTCGTCACCCTCGACGACGCCGGCGCGGTCGTCCTGCCCGCCTCACCCGCCTTCTACGCCGGGGCCACCCATATCCAGGACCTGGTGGACTTCGTCGCCGGGCGGGCCCTGGACGCCGTGGGGGTGCCGCACACCCTCTACCGGCGGTGGAAGGGCGAACTCGGGTCCGCGTCCGCCCGGGCGGACGGGGAGAATCCGGAGCCGCCGGCCTGA
- a CDS encoding Lrp/AsnC family transcriptional regulator, with product MDAVDRQLIQALRENGRASYAELGRLVGLSGPSVTDRINRLEAAGVITGYRATVDAASLGLGVTALIGISLSDAADHEDVARRLRDLDEIEDCWFIAGDDSYMLKVRASDVDGLEKTIRRLSGTRGVSRTRTTIVLSTKWENRVGDLPAQE from the coding sequence ATGGACGCGGTGGACAGGCAGCTCATCCAGGCCCTACGCGAAAACGGCAGGGCCTCCTACGCCGAGCTGGGACGGCTCGTGGGCCTCTCCGGGCCCAGCGTCACCGACCGGATCAACCGGCTGGAGGCGGCGGGTGTCATCACCGGCTACCGCGCCACCGTGGACGCCGCCTCCCTCGGGCTCGGCGTGACCGCTCTGATCGGTATCTCCCTCTCCGACGCCGCCGACCACGAGGACGTGGCCCGCAGACTGCGCGACCTCGACGAGATCGAAGACTGCTGGTTCATCGCGGGCGACGACTCGTACATGCTCAAGGTCCGCGCCTCCGACGTCGACGGGCTGGAGAAGACCATCCGCCGCCTCAGCGGCACCCGGGGCGTCTCCCGCACCCGGACGACCATCGTGCTCTCCACCAAGTGGGAGAACCGGGTCGGGGACCTGCCCGCCCAGGAGTGA
- the mqnE gene encoding aminofutalosine synthase MqnE, translating into MDAGLKRELEEKVLAGERLTREDGIALYDSDDLAWLGGLAHEVRTRKNGDVVHFNVNRHLNMTNVCTASCAYCSFQRKPGEKDAYTMRIEEAVRLAKTMESEKLTELHIVNGLHPNLPWRYYPRSLSALKEALPDVSLKAFTATEIHHFETISGLSASEILDELIEAGLESLTGGGAEIFDWEVRQHIVDHRTHWEDWSRIHRLAHSKGLKTPCTMLYGHIEEPRHRVDHVLRLRELQDETNGFQVFIPLRYQHDFVDMQDGKVRNRLQARTTMATGAEALKTFAVSRLLFDNVPHVKVFWVMHGVQTAQLALQHGADDMDGSVVEYKITHDADNYGTPNKLTRDDLLELIRDAGFRPVERNTRYEIIREYPGPDPDRRESPQPMRV; encoded by the coding sequence ATGGACGCTGGGCTCAAGCGCGAGCTGGAGGAGAAGGTTCTGGCCGGTGAGCGGCTGACCCGTGAGGACGGGATCGCGCTCTACGACTCGGACGATCTCGCCTGGCTCGGCGGCCTCGCGCACGAGGTCCGTACCCGCAAGAACGGTGACGTCGTCCACTTCAACGTCAACCGTCACCTCAATATGACGAACGTGTGCACCGCCTCCTGCGCGTACTGCTCGTTCCAGCGCAAGCCGGGCGAGAAGGACGCGTACACGATGCGCATCGAGGAGGCCGTCCGCCTCGCCAAGACGATGGAGAGCGAGAAGCTCACCGAGCTCCACATCGTCAACGGGCTCCACCCCAACCTCCCCTGGCGCTACTACCCGCGCTCGCTGTCCGCGCTGAAGGAAGCGCTGCCTGACGTCTCCCTGAAGGCGTTCACGGCCACCGAGATCCACCACTTCGAGACCATCTCCGGGCTCTCCGCCTCCGAGATCCTCGACGAGCTGATCGAGGCCGGACTCGAATCCCTCACCGGCGGCGGCGCGGAGATCTTCGACTGGGAGGTCCGGCAGCACATCGTCGACCACCGGACCCACTGGGAGGACTGGTCGCGCATCCACCGCCTGGCGCACAGCAAGGGTCTGAAGACCCCGTGCACCATGCTGTACGGACATATCGAAGAGCCCCGTCACCGCGTCGACCATGTGCTGCGGCTGCGCGAGCTCCAGGACGAGACCAACGGTTTCCAGGTCTTCATCCCGCTCCGCTACCAGCACGACTTCGTCGATATGCAGGACGGCAAGGTACGCAACCGGCTCCAGGCGCGGACCACGATGGCCACCGGTGCCGAGGCGCTGAAGACCTTCGCCGTCTCCCGCCTCCTCTTCGACAATGTGCCGCATGTGAAGGTCTTCTGGGTCATGCACGGTGTGCAGACCGCGCAGCTCGCGCTCCAGCACGGCGCCGACGACATGGACGGCTCGGTCGTCGAGTACAAGATCACGCACGATGCCGACAACTACGGCACACCGAACAAGCTGACCCGGGACGATCTGCTGGAGCTGATCCGGGACGCCGGCTTCCGGCCGGTCGAGCGGAACACGCGGTACGAGATCATCCGCGAGTACCCGGGCCCGGACCCGGACCGGCGTGAGTCGCCGCAGCCGATGCGGGTCTGA
- a CDS encoding GNAT family N-acetyltransferase, whose translation MTLTYTLDPAVDRELRDGVLALWADVSNAGGAVGFVPPVTEDDIRPELVRHFAGLAEGRIRTLVGYDADGRIAATAFFGFNGHRLMTHWVWLYTVMVAPRLQGRGVGRELMAAAEDAARGFDGIDAIRLGCRGGLGLEDFYASCGYKEVGRVPGAIRVADGDDRDDITMLLPLH comes from the coding sequence GTGACCCTCACCTACACCCTCGACCCGGCGGTCGACCGGGAGCTCCGCGACGGAGTGCTCGCGCTCTGGGCCGATGTCAGCAACGCGGGCGGCGCGGTCGGCTTCGTACCGCCCGTGACCGAGGACGACATACGCCCCGAGCTGGTGCGGCACTTCGCCGGCCTCGCGGAGGGGCGGATCCGGACGCTCGTCGGGTACGACGCCGATGGGCGGATCGCGGCCACGGCCTTCTTCGGCTTCAACGGCCACCGGCTGATGACGCACTGGGTGTGGCTCTACACGGTCATGGTCGCCCCCCGCCTCCAGGGGCGGGGCGTCGGCCGGGAGCTGATGGCGGCCGCCGAGGACGCGGCCCGCGGCTTCGACGGTATCGACGCGATCCGGCTCGGCTGCCGGGGCGGGCTCGGCCTCGAGGACTTCTACGCCTCCTGCGGCTACAAGGAGGTCGGGCGGGTGCCGGGCGCGATCCGGGTCGCGGACGGCGACGACCGCGACGACATCACGATGCTGCTGCCCCTGCACTGA
- a CDS encoding DUF4229 domain-containing protein, with the protein MSASAKSSAAIKYTGLRLAVFAGCFVLVAVLVQFGILPKGLGDSNFVWVVLLALVLSAPLSFVLLRKQRDAMSEQIVDGVDRAKDRLHANRTREDGIA; encoded by the coding sequence GTGTCTGCGTCTGCCAAGTCGAGCGCCGCGATCAAGTACACCGGCCTGCGTCTCGCCGTCTTCGCGGGATGTTTCGTGCTCGTGGCCGTTCTGGTCCAGTTCGGGATCCTGCCCAAGGGGCTCGGTGACTCCAACTTCGTCTGGGTGGTGCTGCTGGCGCTGGTGCTCTCCGCGCCGCTGAGCTTCGTCCTGCTGCGCAAGCAGCGCGACGCGATGTCCGAGCAGATCGTGGACGGGGTGGACCGGGCGAAGGACCGGCTGCACGCGAACCGTACGCGCGAAGACGGCATCGCCTGA